In Bradyrhizobium sp. CCBAU 051011, the following are encoded in one genomic region:
- a CDS encoding response regulator transcription factor: MPGLVYVVDDDASFRTAIERRLRIAGYEVETYSSAQLLLDRVPAAERPGCILLDVRMPGLSGLELQSRLIELGSILPIVFVTGHADIPATVRAIKAGAEDFLTKPASSEQLIAAIERALARYEIQRSQRSRLDSIVAHLARLTPRERQVFDLIVRGKINKQIATELGTTERTVKAHRHEVMEKMQVHSLAELVSSAERLGLLDRSANLDG; this comes from the coding sequence ATGCCTGGCCTTGTGTACGTGGTTGACGACGATGCTTCGTTTCGGACGGCGATCGAACGTCGGCTGAGAATTGCCGGTTATGAAGTCGAAACCTATTCGTCGGCCCAACTATTGCTGGATCGTGTGCCGGCCGCTGAAAGACCGGGATGCATCCTGCTGGACGTGCGAATGCCTGGACTGAGCGGGCTGGAATTGCAAAGCCGTCTTATCGAACTCGGATCGATCCTGCCGATTGTCTTTGTTACAGGCCATGCCGATATCCCGGCGACGGTGCGAGCCATCAAGGCGGGCGCCGAGGATTTTTTGACCAAGCCGGCATCATCGGAACAACTGATTGCCGCCATCGAGCGCGCCCTGGCGCGCTACGAGATCCAACGCAGTCAACGCAGCAGGCTCGATTCGATTGTCGCTCATTTGGCGAGACTGACGCCGCGTGAACGCCAGGTGTTCGATCTGATCGTGCGCGGCAAGATCAACAAACAAATTGCCACGGAGTTGGGAACGACCGAGCGCACAGTGAAAGCACATCGCCATGAGGTGATGGAGAAGATGCAGGTGCACTCGCTCGCGGAATTGGTTTCGAGTGCGGAACGGCTCGGCCTTCTCGATCGTAGCGCCAATTTGGACGGCTAG
- a CDS encoding S9 family peptidase codes for MITPSHADDHASRPIQEEIWALPLPLPMFAYLVRPVGDGPFPLAIMNHGVSMSATGRSFFPLVEFRDAAKWFAKRGYLVVAPVGTGYGAAAIDIPEHGLYGPFFSKVGKCSNPNFRAPGMAVAQVDLWIIDYMTAEKRIVPKDVIVVGQSAGGWASIALSSLNPPQVKAIIIFAAGRGGRVDGKPNNNCAPDKLVEATGEFGRTSRVPMLWIYIENDTFFGPALSKRMHEAFSAAGGKAEYHLVPPFGSDGHFLIGSPDAIPIWSPLVTKFLDKQG; via the coding sequence ATGATCACGCCGTCGCACGCAGACGATCACGCATCACGTCCTATCCAGGAAGAAATCTGGGCGCTACCATTGCCGCTTCCCATGTTCGCCTATCTGGTACGACCGGTCGGCGACGGGCCGTTCCCACTCGCAATCATGAACCATGGCGTTTCAATGAGTGCGACCGGCCGCAGCTTCTTCCCGCTTGTGGAATTCCGCGATGCAGCCAAGTGGTTTGCCAAACGCGGCTATCTGGTGGTGGCCCCCGTCGGCACCGGATATGGCGCAGCGGCGATCGACATACCCGAACATGGTCTCTACGGCCCGTTCTTCTCGAAGGTCGGAAAGTGCAGCAATCCCAATTTCCGCGCTCCCGGCATGGCGGTTGCGCAAGTCGATCTCTGGATCATCGACTACATGACCGCCGAAAAGCGCATCGTGCCGAAGGACGTCATCGTCGTCGGGCAATCCGCCGGCGGATGGGCCTCGATCGCGCTTTCAAGCCTGAACCCACCCCAGGTCAAAGCGATCATCATCTTCGCCGCCGGCCGTGGCGGCCGCGTCGACGGCAAGCCGAACAACAATTGCGCGCCAGACAAGCTGGTGGAAGCGACCGGTGAGTTCGGCCGCACGTCACGCGTGCCGATGCTTTGGATCTATATCGAGAACGACACCTTCTTCGGCCCTGCTCTGTCGAAACGCATGCACGAGGCCTTTAGCGCGGCCGGCGGCAAGGCCGAATATCATCTGGTGCCGCCGTTCGGCAGTGATGGGCATTTCCTTATCGGCTCTCCCGATGCCATTCCCATCTGGTCACCTCTGGTGACGAAATTTCTCGACAAACAGGGATGA
- the ppk2 gene encoding polyphosphate kinase 2: MPADTPADGMKRKVYEKELGKLQVELCHLQEWVKANKLRVIVLFEGRDAAGKGGTIKAITEKVSPRVFRVIALPAPSDREKTQLFLQRYMQHFPAAGEIVIFDRSWYNRAGVEYVMGFCTPAEHERFLSLCPEMEKYIIEGGIILIKLWLEVGMDEQERRFKARIDDPLRQWKLSPMDTESYRRWYDYSRARDLMFKATNSKHAPWHVIRSDDKRRARLNCIAHLLNSIPYKRMKKDKIKLPKRSDKGRYNDQAGLRAMTFVEERY; this comes from the coding sequence ATGCCAGCCGACACGCCCGCGGACGGGATGAAGCGCAAGGTCTATGAGAAAGAGCTGGGAAAGCTCCAGGTCGAGCTTTGTCATCTCCAGGAATGGGTGAAGGCGAACAAGCTTCGGGTCATCGTCCTGTTCGAAGGCCGGGATGCCGCCGGCAAGGGCGGCACGATCAAGGCGATCACGGAAAAGGTCAGTCCGCGCGTCTTTCGCGTGATCGCCCTGCCCGCGCCGTCTGATCGCGAGAAGACGCAATTGTTTCTTCAGCGCTACATGCAGCATTTTCCTGCTGCAGGCGAAATCGTGATCTTCGACCGCAGTTGGTACAACCGGGCCGGCGTAGAGTATGTGATGGGATTCTGTACGCCCGCCGAGCACGAGCGATTCCTTTCGCTTTGTCCCGAGATGGAGAAATACATCATCGAGGGCGGCATCATCCTGATCAAGCTCTGGCTTGAGGTCGGAATGGACGAGCAGGAGCGCCGCTTCAAGGCGAGAATTGACGATCCGCTGCGGCAATGGAAGCTGAGCCCGATGGACACGGAATCGTATCGACGGTGGTACGACTATTCGCGGGCCCGCGACCTGATGTTCAAGGCGACCAATTCGAAACACGCGCCGTGGCATGTCATCCGCTCCGACGACAAGCGCCGAGCGCGGCTCAACTGTATCGCGCATCTGCTGAATTCGATCCCCTACAAGCGCATGAAGAAGGACAAGATCAAACTGCCCAAGCGTTCCGACAAGGGACGCTACAATGATCAGGCAGGCTTGCGCGCGATGACGTTCGTTGAAGAACGATACTGA
- a CDS encoding potassium channel family protein produces MVLQFLVGGLVSAINIMIHALVTVGAVGIARSAGLRHTKWPRLHLMAVMVGTAAALMVAHTLEVFVWVLAYAIVGAAPAGSDLLYFAFVNYTTLGYGDITPVQAWRLTGPMTAMNGILMFGWSTAVLFEVLRKTLEHLVSIGPSWFSSADRGQ; encoded by the coding sequence ATGGTGCTTCAGTTCCTGGTTGGCGGCCTCGTCAGCGCGATCAACATCATGATCCATGCGCTGGTGACCGTCGGCGCGGTCGGCATTGCCCGCTCCGCGGGCCTGCGGCACACCAAGTGGCCGCGATTGCACCTGATGGCCGTGATGGTCGGCACCGCGGCGGCGCTGATGGTGGCGCACACGCTGGAGGTTTTCGTCTGGGTGCTGGCCTATGCGATCGTCGGCGCGGCGCCTGCCGGCAGCGATCTGCTCTATTTCGCCTTCGTCAATTACACTACGCTCGGTTACGGAGATATCACGCCCGTGCAGGCCTGGCGGCTGACTGGGCCGATGACCGCGATGAACGGTATCCTGATGTTCGGTTGGTCGACGGCGGTTCTGTTCGAGGTGCTGCGCAAGACCCTTGAGCATCTCGTGTCGATCGGCCCTTCCTGGTTCAGTTCTGCAGATCGAGGTCAGTGA
- a CDS encoding helix-turn-helix domain-containing protein: MFVRITTDPAPRPTSLGELGIASESNPKVGLNEFTYKKGTEIYGEKEPADYVYQVKKGAVRSYKLLSDGRRQIGAFHLAGDIFGLENGSEHRFTAEAIVTTTVRLIKRRSLEMAAESDALVSRNLLSMTTDNLQHAENHMLLLGRKTSLERVAAFLIEMDRRLTAAGVMPLPMSRRDIADYLGLTLETVSRALSRLHELDIIGFIGSNQRQIILLDRRQLTDLDLQN; encoded by the coding sequence ATGTTTGTCCGCATCACGACTGATCCGGCCCCCCGCCCCACTTCCCTCGGTGAACTCGGAATAGCGAGTGAGTCAAATCCGAAGGTAGGTTTAAACGAATTTACCTACAAGAAAGGTACTGAAATCTACGGCGAAAAAGAACCGGCGGACTATGTCTACCAGGTGAAGAAGGGCGCGGTGCGAAGCTACAAGCTGCTTTCGGACGGCCGTCGCCAGATCGGCGCGTTTCATCTTGCCGGCGACATCTTCGGTCTGGAAAACGGAAGCGAGCATCGGTTTACCGCGGAGGCGATCGTGACCACCACGGTTCGCCTGATCAAGCGCCGCAGCCTCGAGATGGCGGCTGAGAGCGATGCCTTGGTTTCGCGAAACCTGCTCAGCATGACCACGGACAACCTGCAGCACGCTGAAAACCACATGCTCCTGCTTGGCCGCAAGACTTCGCTGGAACGGGTCGCCGCCTTCCTGATCGAGATGGACCGACGGCTTACCGCGGCCGGCGTCATGCCGTTGCCGATGTCACGGCGCGATATTGCCGACTATCTCGGGCTGACACTGGAAACCGTGTCCCGCGCACTGTCGCGGCTGCATGAACTCGATATCATCGGATTCATAGGCAGCAACCAGCGTCAGATCATCCTTCTGGACCGGCGGCAGCTCACTGACCTCGATCTGCAGAACTGA
- a CDS encoding invasion associated locus B family protein, with amino-acid sequence MTGSNRIEMQPQRECATFSFAVAFLAAASVASSQPAISQQTDIPTRGQREVKDVTYEDWRKLCFKPGGAQLHCRTSITGKFSTGQIAIRLDIIEREGDGSARLQIFSPVGMYLQKPVRLTVDQGQPHLVPYTWCLTNTCIAGTVADPKIIQEIGSGQTLQLEFVDSNLLALTTSLPLAQFASVNRGAPTQTFEQDIDE; translated from the coding sequence ATGACAGGCTCAAATCGTATCGAAATGCAGCCACAACGCGAGTGCGCAACATTCTCCTTTGCAGTTGCATTCCTGGCGGCCGCAAGCGTTGCATCCAGCCAGCCTGCCATTTCGCAACAGACCGACATTCCAACCCGCGGGCAGCGAGAGGTAAAGGACGTCACTTATGAAGACTGGCGAAAACTCTGCTTCAAGCCGGGTGGTGCTCAGTTGCATTGCCGCACCTCGATCACCGGCAAGTTCTCAACCGGTCAAATAGCGATCCGTCTCGATATCATCGAGCGGGAGGGCGACGGCAGTGCACGGCTGCAGATATTCTCCCCCGTCGGCATGTACCTGCAAAAACCCGTCAGACTCACAGTTGACCAAGGGCAGCCCCATCTCGTGCCTTATACTTGGTGCCTCACCAACACCTGCATCGCGGGAACCGTGGCCGACCCCAAGATCATCCAGGAAATAGGTTCGGGACAGACGCTGCAGTTGGAATTCGTCGATTCAAACTTGTTGGCGCTCACGACGTCGCTTCCGCTGGCGCAGTTCGCCTCCGTCAACAGGGGCGCGCCGACACAGACGTTCGAGCAGGACATTGACGAATGA
- a CDS encoding ATP-binding protein yields MSGRVPTAAINPGWPSLAARLCVCLLVLAAILSGPASGEPRGEPKRVLMLHSFGRDFLPWSAFARTIRTELEQQSPWPLEVQEHNLLSARFNNPGPEAPFVDYLRSLYSGRPPDIVVSIGAPAARFVQKYRAQLFPETPMVLTAVEQRLVNRTDLTDNDTVIAVYNDFSGFFESILQVLPDTQTIAVVIGASPLEKFWLEEAKREVKSFENRVAFVWYADLSFADILKRASTLPPHTVLFWGLMSVDSAGVTHEGDLALRNLHAVANAPIFSFQEAFFGRDTVGGPMHSIGGSSNKTVNAAIRILGGEKPADIKVQPIGFASPKYDWREMQRWGIRESNLPPGSEILFREPGIWERYSWQMSLIASVILIQGGLIAGLLHERRRRRLAEVESRQRLAELAHLNRYSAAGEMTTSIAHEINQPLGSILTNTETAELMLKGASPNLDEVREILVDIRRDDQRASEVIRRLRSVLKKTPFEMKYIDLNETVRQAIGFVAAVAHGRSIALKYGTTAADLKVKGDAVQLQQVVLNLIINAMDAISDAEAKEREVSVTTNLSGASAEIRISDTGPGIATGDLKSVFDPFFTTKPQGMGMGLAIVRTIVEAHHGQISATNQSSGGALFTITLPIARGRSTSA; encoded by the coding sequence ATGAGCGGACGCGTCCCGACCGCAGCGATCAACCCGGGCTGGCCAAGCCTGGCCGCCCGTCTCTGCGTCTGCCTGTTGGTCCTGGCGGCCATACTATCCGGACCGGCAAGCGGCGAGCCGCGCGGCGAACCCAAACGCGTGCTGATGCTGCACTCGTTCGGGCGCGACTTCCTGCCATGGAGCGCATTTGCCCGCACCATCCGGACTGAGCTCGAGCAGCAGTCGCCGTGGCCTCTGGAGGTTCAGGAGCACAATTTACTGTCGGCACGGTTTAACAACCCGGGACCGGAAGCACCGTTTGTCGACTATCTGCGTTCGCTTTACTCTGGCCGTCCGCCGGACATCGTGGTGAGCATTGGCGCGCCTGCGGCCCGGTTTGTTCAGAAATATCGGGCGCAGCTTTTCCCTGAAACGCCCATGGTGCTGACGGCGGTCGAGCAGCGGCTGGTGAACCGGACGGATCTGACCGATAACGACACCGTCATAGCGGTTTACAACGATTTCTCGGGCTTTTTCGAGAGCATTCTTCAGGTCCTGCCGGACACGCAGACGATTGCCGTGGTCATAGGCGCCTCGCCCCTGGAGAAATTCTGGCTTGAGGAGGCAAAGAGGGAAGTCAAATCCTTCGAAAATCGGGTCGCATTCGTCTGGTATGCCGATCTCTCCTTTGCGGACATACTGAAGCGGGCGTCGACGCTCCCGCCCCATACCGTTCTGTTCTGGGGCTTGATGTCGGTCGATAGCGCAGGTGTCACCCATGAGGGCGATCTTGCCTTGCGCAACCTTCATGCGGTCGCCAATGCCCCGATCTTTTCCTTCCAGGAAGCCTTTTTCGGCCGAGATACCGTCGGCGGCCCGATGCATTCAATCGGCGGTTCGAGCAACAAAACTGTTAATGCCGCCATCCGCATTCTCGGTGGCGAGAAGCCAGCCGATATCAAGGTGCAGCCGATCGGATTTGCGTCACCGAAGTACGATTGGCGGGAGATGCAGCGCTGGGGCATCCGCGAGAGTAACCTGCCTCCAGGAAGCGAAATCTTGTTTCGTGAGCCCGGCATATGGGAAAGGTACAGCTGGCAGATGTCGCTGATTGCGAGCGTAATTCTGATCCAGGGAGGGTTGATCGCCGGATTGCTTCACGAACGGCGTCGCCGCCGTCTCGCCGAAGTCGAATCGCGCCAACGACTGGCGGAGCTTGCACACCTCAACCGCTATTCGGCTGCCGGCGAAATGACGACTTCTATCGCCCATGAGATAAATCAGCCGCTTGGCTCAATTCTTACCAACACAGAGACAGCCGAGCTCATGCTGAAGGGCGCTTCACCGAATCTCGATGAAGTGAGGGAAATTCTCGTTGACATCAGGCGCGACGACCAGCGCGCCAGCGAAGTGATACGCCGGCTACGAAGCGTGCTAAAGAAAACACCCTTTGAAATGAAATATATCGACTTGAACGAGACGGTACGGCAAGCGATCGGATTCGTCGCAGCCGTGGCCCACGGGCGCAGTATCGCACTGAAGTACGGCACGACCGCGGCCGATCTGAAAGTCAAGGGCGATGCTGTTCAGCTGCAACAAGTTGTTCTGAATCTGATTATCAACGCGATGGACGCGATATCCGATGCGGAGGCAAAGGAGCGCGAAGTCAGCGTAACCACGAACCTTTCAGGCGCCAGCGCGGAAATCAGGATTAGCGACACCGGCCCCGGTATAGCGACCGGCGATCTCAAGAGTGTCTTCGATCCGTTTTTCACGACAAAACCGCAAGGCATGGGCATGGGACTTGCGATCGTCCGCACCATCGTCGAAGCGCACCACGGACAGATTTCTGCGACAAATCAGTCGTCCGGCGGTGCGCTTTTCACGATCACGCTTCCGATCGCCCGCGGTCGGTCAACTTCGGCCTGA
- a CDS encoding SulP family inorganic anion transporter, whose product MKSRTFQRTGLTRIFPPLTWLAEYKPSWLRGDAIAGVTLAAYAIPVSLAYAGLAGLPPQVGIYGYMLGGLGYALLGSSRQLAVGPTSAISLMIAGSVGALAGGDAMRFAQIASLTAFAVAVLCLIAWLFKLSILVRLVSDSILVGFKAGAGLTIIMSQLPSLFGVAGGGHNFFDRAIRFAGQAGDINLLVLGIGVTAILLLLLGERFLTGRPVGLAVVALSILMATFFGLPALGVPVTGNIPEGLPAFEVPTFGMLEFQELFPIAAGCLLLAYIEGVSAARSFAAKHGYSLDVRQEFLGLGAANLAVAFGHGYPVAGGLSQSAVNDTAGARTSLALVVCSFALALCLLFFTGLLTNLPKAVLAGIVFVAVYKLVDIRTLLRMWRVSRIDFYAAVIALVSVLLLGILQGVLLAALASIFLLLGRASNPNIAFLGRLPGTGRYSDSARHEGVEPLVGIIAFRPEASLLYINAETILEAVLKALRQSPDVRLVACDLSASPYIDLAGARMLLDLHDELASRHVALCIVGAHAQLRDLLRAEGLAEKTDSSEWLRTLDSVLGEGNAGKRSEFHQQRPPGP is encoded by the coding sequence ATGAAGTCACGCACGTTTCAGCGAACGGGATTGACACGGATTTTTCCTCCGTTGACCTGGCTTGCCGAATATAAGCCGTCTTGGTTGCGCGGTGATGCGATCGCCGGCGTGACGCTCGCCGCTTATGCGATTCCGGTGTCACTGGCCTATGCGGGCCTTGCCGGATTGCCGCCGCAGGTTGGCATTTACGGCTATATGCTTGGCGGCTTGGGCTATGCTCTCCTTGGGTCGTCGCGCCAGCTTGCGGTCGGCCCGACCTCCGCAATCTCGCTCATGATCGCCGGCAGCGTCGGGGCGCTCGCCGGAGGGGACGCGATGCGCTTCGCACAGATCGCGAGCCTTACGGCATTCGCGGTGGCGGTGCTTTGCCTGATCGCCTGGCTTTTCAAGCTCAGCATTCTCGTCCGTCTGGTCAGCGACAGCATTCTCGTCGGCTTCAAGGCGGGGGCCGGGCTCACGATCATAATGAGTCAGCTGCCAAGCCTGTTCGGCGTAGCCGGTGGTGGGCACAACTTCTTCGACCGGGCGATCCGGTTTGCAGGTCAGGCTGGCGACATCAATCTGCTCGTATTGGGAATTGGAGTCACGGCGATCCTACTCTTGCTCCTCGGCGAGCGATTTCTGACGGGCAGGCCGGTCGGACTAGCCGTGGTGGCGTTGTCGATCCTCATGGCAACCTTCTTCGGGCTTCCGGCACTGGGCGTACCTGTCACCGGGAACATCCCGGAGGGATTGCCGGCTTTCGAGGTGCCCACTTTCGGGATGCTGGAATTCCAGGAGTTATTTCCAATAGCGGCCGGGTGTCTTCTCCTGGCCTATATAGAAGGTGTTTCGGCGGCCCGGAGTTTTGCAGCGAAGCATGGGTATAGCCTCGATGTCCGTCAGGAATTTCTGGGGCTTGGGGCCGCCAATCTCGCAGTTGCGTTTGGCCATGGCTATCCCGTGGCCGGCGGATTGTCGCAGTCCGCCGTCAATGACACGGCGGGAGCGCGCACGTCCCTGGCATTGGTGGTTTGCTCGTTTGCCCTCGCGCTCTGCCTGCTTTTCTTTACGGGGTTGCTGACCAACCTTCCCAAGGCAGTGTTGGCTGGCATTGTCTTCGTTGCCGTTTACAAGCTGGTCGACATTCGCACGTTGCTTCGCATGTGGAGGGTAAGCCGTATCGACTTCTATGCCGCGGTTATCGCGCTCGTGTCCGTGCTGCTGCTTGGGATCCTCCAAGGTGTGCTGCTTGCCGCCCTCGCGTCCATCTTCCTGCTGCTGGGCCGGGCATCGAATCCCAACATTGCGTTCCTCGGGCGGCTTCCTGGGACGGGTCGCTATTCCGACAGCGCCAGACACGAAGGTGTGGAGCCGCTGGTTGGTATCATCGCGTTCCGCCCCGAAGCCTCGCTGCTCTACATCAACGCCGAGACGATTCTGGAGGCGGTTTTAAAGGCGCTGCGACAGTCGCCCGACGTCAGGCTGGTTGCCTGCGATCTCTCGGCGTCCCCCTACATCGATCTCGCCGGGGCGCGGATGCTGCTCGATCTCCATGATGAGCTGGCGTCGCGTCATGTAGCGCTCTGCATCGTCGGCGCCCATGCGCAGTTGCGTGACTTGCTGCGGGCGGAAGGGCTGGCGGAGAAGACGGACAGTAGCGAATGGCTCCGCACGCTCGACAGTGTGTTGGGTGAGGGTAACGCCGGGAAACGATCCGAATTCCACCAGCAACGGCCGCCTGGACCATGA
- a CDS encoding YoaK family protein codes for MSSLGIAASPPIRRDETVQISLLLAFAGGYLDAYTWIIHDVMANAQTANLVLLWVHGSVGEWDRAVQFVPPMAAFMVGIVIAAWLRRSTGDRASAISTLIEIVLLVAVGILHNRLPDLAGTLGISFVAAMQTATFTKVEGVAYSSVMITGNMRQAIEGVFAVVSGQLGSLRRPGIFAALCVAFGTGAAVGAYATKVIPDLALGLPVVALLIVLLRCEMRPNEEAP; via the coding sequence ATGAGTTCTCTGGGTATTGCCGCCAGTCCGCCGATACGCCGCGATGAAACGGTGCAAATATCGCTGCTGCTTGCTTTCGCGGGCGGCTACCTCGACGCCTATACATGGATTATCCACGACGTGATGGCCAATGCCCAGACGGCCAACCTGGTCTTGCTCTGGGTGCACGGCAGCGTCGGCGAGTGGGACCGAGCCGTTCAGTTCGTTCCTCCGATGGCCGCGTTCATGGTGGGCATTGTCATTGCCGCTTGGCTCCGTCGCTCCACAGGAGACAGGGCCAGCGCGATCAGCACGCTCATCGAAATTGTGCTGCTGGTGGCCGTCGGCATCCTGCACAATCGGCTGCCGGATCTGGCGGGCACGCTCGGCATTTCATTCGTTGCGGCCATGCAAACGGCGACCTTCACCAAGGTCGAAGGCGTGGCCTATAGCTCGGTAATGATCACCGGCAATATGCGCCAGGCCATTGAGGGAGTATTCGCCGTGGTCTCCGGGCAACTCGGCTCGCTTCGCCGCCCCGGCATCTTTGCAGCCTTGTGCGTTGCTTTTGGCACTGGGGCGGCTGTCGGCGCCTACGCAACGAAGGTTATCCCGGACCTGGCGCTTGGACTGCCCGTGGTGGCGCTGCTGATCGTCCTGCTTCGCTGCGAGATGCGCCCCAACGAGGAAGCGCCATGA
- a CDS encoding DUF3300 domain-containing protein, producing MFRCGKTLIVLALLMANPVAVSAQTTDNPPVPSSSAQPASQQPPSAELLKPEQLEALVAPIALYPDELLANVLAASTYPLEVVQADRWLKAHKTLTGDALKKEVDKQSWDDSVKALTSTADVIAMMSDKVDWTKNLGDAVLAQQPDVMDAVQRLRSKAYDNKKLVTTKQQKVSVQTQENKQAIVIESADPNTMYVPYYDPAAVYGAWPYAEYPPYYFGYPSYIGAGVIAAGLAFGTAWAIGRWGNYWGGGFNWGNRNLYVNHHNRTNNWQHNAAHRQGVRYNNANVQQRFGNNNLKAGASNRMDFRGRDGQQVLRPGQDRPGAGDRVGDRAGDRGGDRVGDRGGNRPGTADRAKGGGDRAKAGGGDRAKAANRASGAARGDRGGGRGGAMNVSSGRAAAAQSARGRASMASMGPRGGGPSFAGRGGGFGGGAAMMRGGGGFRGGGGGGFRGGGGRRSDIALKHDIVQLGYLANGLGYYRFSYLGSSKPYVGVIAQEVQNLVPEAVTRGRDGYLRVHYEQLGLKLRSYTDWLAGGAKIPMPAEVSP from the coding sequence ATGTTCCGCTGCGGCAAGACCCTTATCGTGCTCGCGCTGCTGATGGCGAATCCAGTCGCCGTCTCCGCCCAAACGACCGACAATCCGCCTGTTCCGAGTAGTTCGGCGCAACCGGCCAGCCAGCAGCCGCCGAGTGCGGAGCTATTGAAACCCGAACAGCTCGAGGCGCTGGTTGCGCCGATTGCGCTCTATCCCGACGAGTTGCTGGCAAACGTGCTGGCGGCATCGACCTATCCGCTGGAAGTGGTGCAGGCCGATCGCTGGCTGAAAGCGCACAAGACCTTGACGGGCGATGCGCTGAAGAAGGAGGTCGACAAGCAGTCTTGGGACGACAGCGTCAAGGCGCTCACCAGCACCGCAGACGTCATTGCGATGATGAGCGACAAGGTCGACTGGACCAAGAATCTGGGCGATGCCGTGCTAGCGCAGCAGCCGGATGTGATGGACGCGGTCCAGCGCCTGCGCTCCAAGGCCTATGACAACAAGAAGCTGGTTACCACCAAGCAGCAGAAGGTCAGCGTTCAGACACAGGAAAACAAGCAGGCGATCGTCATCGAGTCGGCCGATCCCAATACAATGTACGTGCCGTACTACGATCCGGCCGCGGTTTATGGAGCCTGGCCCTATGCGGAATATCCACCCTATTACTTCGGATACCCGTCCTATATCGGCGCCGGCGTGATCGCAGCGGGTCTCGCCTTCGGTACAGCCTGGGCGATCGGACGCTGGGGCAATTACTGGGGCGGTGGATTCAACTGGGGCAACCGCAACCTCTACGTCAACCACCACAACAGGACAAACAACTGGCAGCACAACGCGGCGCACCGCCAGGGCGTGCGATACAACAACGCGAACGTTCAGCAGCGCTTCGGTAACAACAACTTGAAGGCCGGCGCCTCCAACCGGATGGATTTTCGTGGCCGTGACGGGCAGCAGGTGCTTCGTCCGGGACAGGACCGACCGGGCGCTGGCGATCGCGTCGGCGATCGGGCAGGGGACCGCGGTGGCGATCGTGTCGGGGATCGTGGCGGCAATCGGCCGGGCACGGCGGATCGTGCCAAAGGTGGTGGCGATCGCGCCAAAGCCGGCGGCGGCGATCGTGCCAAGGCTGCCAATCGCGCCAGCGGCGCCGCGCGCGGAGATCGCGGAGGCGGTCGCGGCGGGGCAATGAATGTCTCGTCGGGTAGGGCTGCCGCTGCGCAATCCGCCCGCGGCCGGGCAAGCATGGCGAGCATGGGCCCGCGCGGCGGCGGTCCGAGTTTCGCCGGGCGCGGCGGCGGCTTTGGCGGCGGAGCCGCCATGATGAGAGGTGGTGGCGGTTTCCGAGGTGGTGGCGGCGGAGGTTTTCGCGGCGGCGGTGGGCGGCGGTCCGACATCGCACTGAAGCACGACATCGTTCAACTCGGTTACCTCGCGAATGGTCTCGGCTACTACCGCTTCAGCTATCTCGGCAGCAGCAAGCCCTATGTCGGCGTCATCGCGCAGGAAGTGCAGAACCTGGTGCCGGAAGCTGTGACCCGCGGCCGGGACGGGTATCTCCGCGTCCACTACGAACAGCTGGGATTGAAGCTCCGCTCCTACACCGACTGGCTTGCCGGCGGCGCAAAGATACCCATGCCAGCGGAGGTCTCGCCATGA